In the genome of Neisseria lactamica, the window GGTCTGCCCCGTTGCTGATAATGTCGTTGTATTGCGCCAAGTCGGACGGCGGCGGCAACGGTCCCGAATGGAAACGCCGGGCTATCATTATTTGCACGTACTCGTCGGACAGGATTTGCTCGACAAGCTCTGGGGATTTGACGACGGTTTCGACAGCCTGCCGCGCCTTGTCCTGTGCGTTTTCGGTCATTTTCGCGCTTTCTCTATGGCGCGTTGAAAATCGCCGCCGATATTTTTGAAATCGTCGGCGGGATTGGGGCGGATGGCGGTTTTTGCGGGATGGAACAGACCCAACAGCGAGCCTATACCGAGCAGGAGGGCGTATGCGTTTCGTTTTTTCATATGGTTATATTAGGTCAGGCGGACGGGTTTATCAAGCGTTTTTGCGGTTTTATGCCGTCTGAAAGCCGAACCGTCGGACTTCAGACGGCATTTGCTATAATCGCGGCTGTTTTTGATTGTTTTTCGGGGGGTTTTATGTCGGATAACGTTCCAACGATTGCGGCAGTTGCTACCGCGCCCGGACGCGGCGGCGTGGGCGTGATACGCATATCGGGGAAAAACCTGCTGCCGATGGCAGAGGCTTTGTGCGGTAAAACGCCCAAGCCGCGCGTGGCAACCTATGCTGATTTTACGGACGCGGACGGACAGGCAATCGACAGCGGGCTTTTGCTGTTTTTTGCCGCACCGGCAAGTTTTACGGGCGAAGATGTCATCGAGCTTCAGGGACACGGCGGGCCGGTGGTGATGGATATGCTGCTGAACCGCTGTTTGGAACTGGGCGCGCGCCTTGCCGAGCCGGGCGAGTTTACCAAACGTGCGTTTTTAAACGACAAACTGGACTTGGCACAGGCGGAAGGCGTGGCGGATTTGATTGACGCATCCAGCCGTTCGGCGGCGCGTCTGGCGTTGCGCTCGCTCAAGGGCGATTTTTCGCGGCGGATACACGGTCTGGTCGAAGACTTGATTACCTTGCGGATGCTGGTCGAAGCGACGTTAGATTTTCCCGAGGAAGACATTGATTTTCTCGAAGCGGCAGACGCACGCGGCAAACTGGACGGCTTGCGCCGCGCCGTGGATGATGTGCTTGCCAACGCGCAGCAGGGCGCGATTTTGCGCGAAGGTCTGAATGTCGTATTGGTCGGCGCGCCGAATGTCGGCAAATCCAGCCTGTTGAACGCGCTGGCGGGCGACGAAGTGGCGATTGTTACCGATATTGCCGGAACGACGCGCGACGCGGTCAGGGAACGTATCCTGATTGACGGCGTGCCGGTGCATATTGTCGATACGGCAGGTTTGCGCGAGACGGACGACGTGGTCGAGCGTATCGGCATCGAACGCAGCCGCAAGGCGGTATCGGAGGCGGATGTCGCGCTGGTGTTGGTCGATCCGCGCGAGGGTTTGAATGAAAAGACACGGGCGATTTTGGACGCGTTGCCGCCGGAGTTGAAACGCATCGAAATCCACAGCAAATCCGATTTGCACGCACACGCGGCAGGCGGGTTCGGTACGGGCGCGGAAACCGTCATCGCGCTGTCGGCGAAAACCGGCGACGGCTTGGACGCGCTGAAACGGACGTTGTTGCGTGAGGCCGGTTGGCAGGGCG includes:
- the mnmE gene encoding tRNA uridine-5-carboxymethylaminomethyl(34) synthesis GTPase MnmE, with the protein product MSDNVPTIAAVATAPGRGGVGVIRISGKNLLPMAEALCGKTPKPRVATYADFTDADGQAIDSGLLLFFAAPASFTGEDVIELQGHGGPVVMDMLLNRCLELGARLAEPGEFTKRAFLNDKLDLAQAEGVADLIDASSRSAARLALRSLKGDFSRRIHGLVEDLITLRMLVEATLDFPEEDIDFLEAADARGKLDGLRRAVDDVLANAQQGAILREGLNVVLVGAPNVGKSSLLNALAGDEVAIVTDIAGTTRDAVRERILIDGVPVHIVDTAGLRETDDVVERIGIERSRKAVSEADVALVLVDPREGLNEKTRAILDALPPELKRIEIHSKSDLHAHAAGGFGTGAETVIALSAKTGDGLDALKRTLLREAGWQGESEGLFLARTRHVNALKAAQEELSLAALCGNHQIELLAEHLRLAQVACGEITGEFTADDLLGVIFSRFCIGK